The following coding sequences lie in one Cloeon dipterum chromosome 1, ieCloDipt1.1, whole genome shotgun sequence genomic window:
- the Sgf29 gene encoding SAGA-associated factor 29 — translation MTLTAEMAAAQIQERLKSLYHLVKDIQGSREKSELNLTSITKAQEKAASDSKVSASHQQKLRGLYVSAAADAEQEESLLREALSKIYEIRSIRNDRRIQARNAGNKETIRRGALMKMLQISAQTLPLWVGKPGEKPPPLCGCTPPEQNHVSKAGDMVAALVKGPEGDENWILAEVVSYNTSGKYEVDDIDEEQKDRHVLSKRRVMPLPLMRANPDTDPNCLFPKSSIVMALYPQTTCFYKAIINRLPVSSMDEYEVLFEDATYPDGYSPPLTVAQRYVIAAKEKKGK, via the exons ATGACGTTGACTGCAGAAATGGCTGCAGCCCAGATCCAAGAGAGACTCAAGTCTCTCTACCATCTAGTAAAAGACATCCAGGGCAGCAGAGAAAAGAGTGAACTTAACCTAACCAGCATTACCAAGGCCCAAGAGAAAGCTGCCAGCGATTCAAAAGTCTCAGCAAGCCATCAG CAAAAGCTACGGGGGCTCTATGTTTCTGCAGCTGCTGACGCGGAGCAAGAGGAAAGCCTTTTGAGAGAAGCCCTTTCCAAGATATACGAAATTCGGTCCATTCGAAATGACAGGCGAATACAG GCTAGAAATGCTGGCAACAAGGAAACCATCCGAAGAGGGGCTCTGATGAAAATGCTGCAAATATCTGCCCAGACTTTGCCCCTGTGGGTAGGGAAACCTGGAGAAAAGCCGCCACCTCTGTGTGGTTGCACGCCCCCAGAACAAAACCACGTTTCaaag GCAGGTGACATGGTTGCCGCCCTTGTAAAGGGTCCTGAGGGCGACGAAAATTGGATCTTGGCTGAGGTTGTGAGCTACAACACCTCTGGAAAATACGAGGTTGATGACATTGATGAAGAGCAGAAAGACAGACACGTCCTCAGCAAACGGAGGGTCATGCCTCTGCCCCTGATGCGGGCCAACCCGGACACGGATCCAAACTGCCTCTTTCCCAAATCATCCATTG TCATGGCTCTCTACCCTCAAACAACGTGCTTTTACAAAGCCATCATAAACAGACTCCCTGTATCCTCGATGGATGAATACGAAGTACTCTTTGAGGACGCGACTTACCCTGATGGTTACTCTCCTCCTTTAACAGTGGCTCAGCGATACGTCATTGCTGCAAAGGAGAAGAAAGGCAAATAG